In Chroicocephalus ridibundus chromosome 4, bChrRid1.1, whole genome shotgun sequence, one genomic interval encodes:
- the SYT13 gene encoding synaptotagmin-13 isoform X1: MVLSAPVIALGATLGTATSILALCGLTCFCKCKQPGKGLSEKDQEEDTENTKPSVLQPVQQFNVKKTAEPVQPRALLKFPNIYGPKPVVTSPEIVNYTQYSLKTTEEPATGKNTSLDENRMKIQVNEELFVLPQNVSGVVKDVCVTEHLNPERAASCNQAPELRYSLAYDQQKAELQVALLEAMHGRMSGDQDTGCHCYVLGTLVSKSGIAEAQTELKKKVLHTLWEEVLRFPLTEDEMPEGTLTLTLRNCDKFSRHSIVGELKLSLANMESFGMAQWERLKTPEKEPSTGHGEVLLSISYLPAANRLLVVIIKAKNLHSKQLKDLLGNDVSVKVTLRHQSLKLKKKQTKRAKHKINPVWNEMIMFEVPHELLRASSVELEMLSQDGAGQSHVLGKCSLGLHVTGTERNHWEEMLRNPRRQIAMWHQLHM; the protein is encoded by the exons ATGGTTTTATCTGCCCCAGTTATAGCCCTGGGGGCTACCTTAGGGACTGCAACTAGCATCCTTGCCCTCTGCGGGCTCACCTGCTTCTGCAAATGCAAGCAACCTGGGAAAGGACTCTCAGAAAAGGACCAAGAGGAGGACACAGAAAATACTAAGCCCAGTGTGCTTCAGCCAGTCCAGCAA ttcaacGTTAAGAAAACTGCAGAGCCAGTCCAGCCTCGAGCACTCCTGAAGTTTCCCAACATTTATGGCCCCAAACCAGTAGTAACTTCACCTGAAATTGTTAACTACACGCAGTACTCCCTGAAGACAACAGAAGAACCAGCTACTGGAAAAAATACTAGTTTGGACGAGAACAGGATGAAGATACAAGTCAACGAAGAGCTGTTTGTTCTCCCTCAAAACG TTTCAGGTGTAGTAAAGGACGTGTGTGTCACGGAGCACTTGAACCCCGAGAGGGCAGCCAGCTGTAACCAGGCCCCTGAACTGCGCTACTCCCTTGCATATGATCAACAAAAAGCCGAGCTGCAAGTGGCCCTTCTGGAAG ctaTGCATGGCAGAATGAGTGGGGACCAAGACACTGGCTGCCATTGCTACGTACTGGGCACATTGGTCAGCAAGTCTGGTATTGCTGAGGCACAGACAGAGCTGAAGAAGAAGGTGCTTCACACCCTCTGGGAGGAGGTCCTGCGATTCCCATTAACGGAGGACGAGATGCCAGAGGGGACACTGACTCTCACCCTGAGAAACTGCGACAAGTTCTCCAGGCACAGCATTGTGGGGGAACTCAAACTGAGCCTTGCTAATATGGAGTCCTTTGGGATGGCCCAGTGGGAAAGGCTAAAGACTCCAGAGAAG GAGCCGTCTACTGGTCATGGGGAGGTTCTGCTCTCTATCAGCTACCTGCCAGCAGCTAACCGCCTCCTAGTGGTGATTATTAAGGCTAAAAATCTCCATTCCAAGCAGCTGAAAGATCTACTTGGCAATG ATGTTTCTGTCAAGGTGACACTGAGGCATCAGTCCTTGAAGCTGAAGAAGAAGCAGACCAAACGTGCAAAACACAAGATCAACCCTGTGTGGAATGAGATGATCATGTTTGAGGTGCCTCATGAGCTCCTGCGTGCCTCCAGCGTGGAGCTGGAAATGCTGAgccaggatggtgctgggcagaGCCACGTGCTCGGCAAGTGCAGCCTGGGCTTGCATGTCACGGGCACAGAGAGGAACCACTGGGAAGAAATGCTGAGGAACCCCAGGAGACAGATAGCCATGTGGCACCAGCTCCACATGTAG
- the SYT13 gene encoding synaptotagmin-13 isoform X2 — protein sequence MVLSAPVIALGATLGTATSILALCGLTCFCKCKQPGKGLSEKDQEEDTENTKPSVLQPVQQFNVKKTAEPVQPRALLKFPNIYGPKPVVTSPEIVNYTQYSLKTTEEPATGKNTSLDENRMKIQVNEELFVLPQNGVVKDVCVTEHLNPERAASCNQAPELRYSLAYDQQKAELQVALLEAMHGRMSGDQDTGCHCYVLGTLVSKSGIAEAQTELKKKVLHTLWEEVLRFPLTEDEMPEGTLTLTLRNCDKFSRHSIVGELKLSLANMESFGMAQWERLKTPEKEPSTGHGEVLLSISYLPAANRLLVVIIKAKNLHSKQLKDLLGNDVSVKVTLRHQSLKLKKKQTKRAKHKINPVWNEMIMFEVPHELLRASSVELEMLSQDGAGQSHVLGKCSLGLHVTGTERNHWEEMLRNPRRQIAMWHQLHM from the exons ATGGTTTTATCTGCCCCAGTTATAGCCCTGGGGGCTACCTTAGGGACTGCAACTAGCATCCTTGCCCTCTGCGGGCTCACCTGCTTCTGCAAATGCAAGCAACCTGGGAAAGGACTCTCAGAAAAGGACCAAGAGGAGGACACAGAAAATACTAAGCCCAGTGTGCTTCAGCCAGTCCAGCAA ttcaacGTTAAGAAAACTGCAGAGCCAGTCCAGCCTCGAGCACTCCTGAAGTTTCCCAACATTTATGGCCCCAAACCAGTAGTAACTTCACCTGAAATTGTTAACTACACGCAGTACTCCCTGAAGACAACAGAAGAACCAGCTACTGGAAAAAATACTAGTTTGGACGAGAACAGGATGAAGATACAAGTCAACGAAGAGCTGTTTGTTCTCCCTCAAAACG GTGTAGTAAAGGACGTGTGTGTCACGGAGCACTTGAACCCCGAGAGGGCAGCCAGCTGTAACCAGGCCCCTGAACTGCGCTACTCCCTTGCATATGATCAACAAAAAGCCGAGCTGCAAGTGGCCCTTCTGGAAG ctaTGCATGGCAGAATGAGTGGGGACCAAGACACTGGCTGCCATTGCTACGTACTGGGCACATTGGTCAGCAAGTCTGGTATTGCTGAGGCACAGACAGAGCTGAAGAAGAAGGTGCTTCACACCCTCTGGGAGGAGGTCCTGCGATTCCCATTAACGGAGGACGAGATGCCAGAGGGGACACTGACTCTCACCCTGAGAAACTGCGACAAGTTCTCCAGGCACAGCATTGTGGGGGAACTCAAACTGAGCCTTGCTAATATGGAGTCCTTTGGGATGGCCCAGTGGGAAAGGCTAAAGACTCCAGAGAAG GAGCCGTCTACTGGTCATGGGGAGGTTCTGCTCTCTATCAGCTACCTGCCAGCAGCTAACCGCCTCCTAGTGGTGATTATTAAGGCTAAAAATCTCCATTCCAAGCAGCTGAAAGATCTACTTGGCAATG ATGTTTCTGTCAAGGTGACACTGAGGCATCAGTCCTTGAAGCTGAAGAAGAAGCAGACCAAACGTGCAAAACACAAGATCAACCCTGTGTGGAATGAGATGATCATGTTTGAGGTGCCTCATGAGCTCCTGCGTGCCTCCAGCGTGGAGCTGGAAATGCTGAgccaggatggtgctgggcagaGCCACGTGCTCGGCAAGTGCAGCCTGGGCTTGCATGTCACGGGCACAGAGAGGAACCACTGGGAAGAAATGCTGAGGAACCCCAGGAGACAGATAGCCATGTGGCACCAGCTCCACATGTAG